The Prosthecobacter dejongeii genome contains a region encoding:
- a CDS encoding DUF1501 domain-containing protein, whose amino-acid sequence MNLSFRKTLDRSKPNRRDFLVQSSCATLGITSMVNTLSQLQLVGSAAAAGGPNDFKALVCIFQGGGNDSNNMLIPRGASAARSHYELYRGIPTYAGGTGGLAVPNAELGLTAITPDNPGAYDPGAGYTNNDLAIHPACEGLKSLFDSQDLAFVTNVGTLTQPGVTRANFAALAPTKPPQLFSHADQVLQWQSSIADQPFTSGWGGRIADLLDAASNTNSAGLAMGVSIAGVNSFQVGTSEQPFVMSTAGALDFDGYGPSNVGYADALTNVTLKPFLPGANGYDPLTSTNYKATGQGWRLKALEKLMAMNHANLFDASYQNTAKTARVTEGVVADTLAYTNGTVGPTLDAYFTAAFGGNANSANTDFANQLKMVARLIIGNYALLQDGKPANNRQTFFIQQGGYDTHASQIAINGNNTVNTGVGQFALLNVLSRSIKGFYDSIVGHPRGGLALWNAVMGFTASDFTRTFTPNKTDSTGGSDHGWGGHMMVMGGAVKGKKIYGTFPLLEVDGGIDCTGSRGRWIPSTSVDQYAAKIAEWVGVPPAQIDAVFPNLSRFGPGTNLDFVDLTI is encoded by the coding sequence ATGAATCTCTCTTTTCGCAAGACCCTTGATCGGAGTAAGCCTAACCGTCGTGATTTCCTGGTGCAGAGCTCCTGTGCTACTTTGGGGATCACCAGCATGGTGAATACCTTGTCTCAACTCCAGCTTGTCGGTTCTGCCGCTGCTGCCGGTGGGCCGAATGACTTCAAAGCCTTGGTGTGCATTTTCCAAGGAGGTGGCAATGATTCCAATAACATGCTGATTCCTCGCGGGGCCAGCGCTGCACGCTCTCATTATGAGCTTTATCGGGGTATTCCCACTTACGCCGGCGGGACAGGTGGCTTGGCTGTGCCAAATGCAGAGTTAGGTCTCACCGCCATCACGCCAGATAACCCGGGTGCTTATGACCCCGGTGCAGGTTATACCAATAATGACCTCGCCATCCATCCTGCCTGTGAGGGCTTAAAGTCTCTTTTCGATTCCCAGGACCTCGCCTTCGTGACCAATGTGGGCACGCTCACACAACCTGGGGTAACGCGGGCGAATTTTGCGGCTTTAGCTCCCACCAAACCACCCCAACTCTTCTCGCATGCAGACCAGGTGCTGCAATGGCAGTCTTCCATCGCAGATCAACCCTTCACCAGCGGCTGGGGTGGGCGCATTGCGGATCTCTTGGACGCGGCGAGCAACACGAACTCGGCGGGACTTGCCATGGGCGTTTCCATCGCCGGGGTAAACAGCTTCCAGGTTGGGACGAGTGAGCAGCCTTTTGTGATGAGCACCGCAGGGGCGCTGGACTTCGATGGTTATGGACCAAGCAACGTTGGTTATGCCGATGCTCTCACGAATGTGACTTTGAAACCCTTCTTGCCAGGTGCCAATGGTTACGATCCTCTGACCAGCACCAATTATAAAGCTACGGGCCAGGGGTGGCGGCTGAAAGCACTGGAAAAGCTCATGGCGATGAATCACGCCAATCTCTTCGATGCCTCCTACCAAAACACCGCGAAAACTGCCCGAGTGACTGAAGGGGTCGTCGCAGATACCCTCGCTTACACCAATGGCACCGTGGGCCCCACCCTGGATGCCTACTTCACCGCAGCCTTTGGTGGCAATGCGAACTCAGCGAATACGGACTTTGCAAACCAGCTAAAAATGGTGGCACGGCTGATCATCGGTAACTACGCCCTGCTGCAAGATGGTAAACCGGCAAATAATCGCCAGACCTTCTTCATCCAGCAAGGTGGGTATGATACTCATGCTTCGCAGATCGCGATCAATGGCAACAACACCGTCAATACTGGAGTGGGCCAGTTCGCGCTTCTAAACGTGCTGAGCCGCTCCATCAAAGGATTCTATGACTCAATCGTAGGGCACCCGCGTGGAGGACTGGCATTGTGGAATGCGGTCATGGGCTTCACGGCCTCAGACTTTACCCGCACCTTCACGCCTAACAAAACAGATTCCACCGGCGGTTCCGACCACGGCTGGGGAGGCCACATGATGGTGATGGGGGGGGCAGTGAAAGGCAAAAAAATCTATGGCACCTTCCCGCTCCTAGAGGTGGATGGCGGCATTGACTGCACCGGCTCCCGTGGCCGCTGGATCCCCAGCACCTCGGTGGACCAGTATGCGGCTAAGATCGCTGAATGGGTAGGTGTGCCTCCGGCTCAGATTGATGCGGTGTTCCCCAACTTATCCCGTTTTGGCCCCGGCACGAACTTGGATTTTGTTGACCTGACGATCTGA